The following proteins are encoded in a genomic region of uncultured Ilyobacter sp.:
- a CDS encoding PTS sugar transporter subunit IIC, producing the protein MEKTVELKKESFLKRKNIEFSVKRYLIDALSFMALGLFSSLIIGSILNQIGRKFGILFLSETIWPIARQMTGPAIGVAVACGLQAPPLVMFSSAITGAAGAALGGPVGAFVAAVAGAEFGKAVSKETKVDILVTPATTIIIGCLLGSLVGPGVSAFMTGFGNLIMYATELNPIPMGILVSTLMGIALTLPISSAAIGIMLGLGGIASGAATVGCAAQMVGFAVISFRENGVGGLFAQGLGTSMLQVPNIVKNWKIWIPSIMTSAILGPISTTVLKLENTPIGSGMGTSGLVGQFGTISAMEAAGRGGASLYITILMFHIVLPAIMTLAIAEYMRKKEWIKEGDLKLDL; encoded by the coding sequence ATGGAGAAAACAGTTGAATTAAAAAAGGAAAGTTTTTTGAAGAGAAAAAATATTGAATTTTCGGTAAAGCGTTATCTTATTGACGCTTTGAGTTTTATGGCGTTGGGCCTTTTTTCATCCCTTATAATAGGAAGCATACTAAATCAAATCGGAAGAAAATTTGGGATACTATTTTTAAGTGAAACCATATGGCCAATAGCTAGGCAGATGACGGGACCTGCAATTGGAGTCGCTGTTGCGTGTGGACTCCAGGCACCGCCATTAGTTATGTTTTCATCTGCTATTACTGGTGCCGCCGGGGCTGCTCTTGGGGGTCCTGTGGGTGCATTTGTTGCAGCTGTAGCCGGGGCAGAATTCGGTAAAGCAGTTTCAAAAGAAACAAAGGTAGATATATTGGTAACACCAGCCACGACAATAATAATAGGATGCTTATTGGGATCTTTGGTTGGACCGGGAGTGAGTGCATTTATGACTGGATTTGGTAACTTGATCATGTATGCAACTGAACTCAATCCTATTCCCATGGGAATATTGGTATCTACTTTAATGGGGATAGCATTAACCCTACCAATAAGCAGTGCAGCAATAGGAATAATGCTTGGCCTTGGTGGAATCGCATCTGGGGCTGCTACTGTAGGATGTGCAGCTCAAATGGTTGGATTTGCTGTTATAAGTTTCAGAGAGAATGGTGTAGGCGGATTATTTGCACAAGGATTAGGAACATCAATGCTTCAAGTTCCTAATATTGTCAAGAACTGGAAAATATGGATACCTTCTATTATGACTTCTGCGATTCTTGGTCCCATATCTACAACTGTTCTAAAATTAGAAAATACACCGATAGGCTCTGGAATGGGAACAAGCGGACTGGTTGGACAATTTGGAACTATCAGTGCAATGGAAGCTGCAGGTAGGGGTGGAGCCTCTCTGTACATCACTATCTTAATGTTTCACATTGTTTTACCAGCTATTATGACCTTAGCTATAGCAGAATATATGCGTAAAAAAGAATGGATTAAAGAAGGCGATTTGAAATTGGATTTATAA
- a CDS encoding molybdopterin cofactor-binding domain-containing protein produces MKKIGIGIGSMFYGIGNTGLPNPAAAFVEVHSDGSATVLAGAADIGQGSNTVMCQIVAEVLGIDYESVNITSADTAVTPEAGATSASRQTYVSGNACKIAAEMAKETLVKVAGEILGEEADKIVLKNKKAFVEGCEENYITLSDVLKGLKERGLIAVGSGTFNPNASSLDPVTMEGNPYATYAFATHIAQVEVETETGKIKVLKIIAAHDVGKAINEINVEGQIEGGCLMGTGFALSEEIKIENAKMQNPNFSKYLIHTSRDMPEIYPVIVEETDITGPFGAKGVGEPTLIPVAPAIINAVYDAIGIRFTELPITPKKVLEALHKM; encoded by the coding sequence ATGAAAAAAATAGGTATAGGAATAGGGAGTATGTTTTATGGAATAGGTAATACAGGACTTCCAAACCCGGCAGCGGCCTTTGTAGAAGTACATTCAGATGGGTCAGCAACTGTTTTGGCCGGTGCTGCTGATATCGGACAAGGATCTAACACTGTCATGTGTCAGATAGTTGCTGAAGTCTTAGGCATTGATTATGAATCTGTTAATATCACATCTGCTGATACAGCAGTTACACCTGAGGCAGGAGCCACTTCTGCAAGCCGGCAAACCTATGTTTCAGGTAATGCATGCAAAATAGCTGCTGAAATGGCTAAAGAAACATTAGTAAAGGTAGCAGGAGAAATCTTGGGTGAAGAGGCGGATAAAATTGTACTGAAAAATAAAAAGGCTTTTGTTGAAGGGTGTGAGGAAAATTATATTACACTTTCAGATGTGTTAAAAGGTTTAAAAGAAAGAGGATTAATTGCAGTTGGTTCTGGGACATTTAATCCAAATGCTTCATCTTTAGATCCTGTAACAATGGAAGGGAATCCTTATGCAACCTATGCTTTTGCAACACATATAGCTCAGGTAGAGGTTGAAACAGAAACCGGAAAAATAAAAGTTTTGAAAATCATAGCTGCACATGATGTAGGAAAGGCCATCAATGAAATAAATGTTGAGGGACAGATAGAGGGCGGATGTCTGATGGGTACGGGTTTTGCACTTAGTGAAGAGATCAAAATAGAAAATGCAAAAATGCAAAATCCAAATTTTTCAAAATATTTAATCCACACTTCTAGGGATATGCCTGAGATTTATCCTGTGATAGTAGAGGAAACCGATATAACTGGCCCCTTTGGTGCCAAAGGTGTAGGAGAACCAACTCTGATTCCTGTTGCGCCAGCAATAATTAATGCCGTATATGATGCCATAGGAATTAGATTTACAGAACTACCTATTACACCTAAGAAAGTTTTGGAAGCTTTACATAAAATGTAA
- a CDS encoding molybdopterin cofactor-binding domain-containing protein, translated as MSNFDVIGKNVIKKDAISKVTGKALFSSDYEFENMLHAKVLRSEVASAKIIGVDTSKAKELPGVACVLTHKDIPGENRVGIIIKDEPVLVEDKIRRVGDAIALVAAETVEIAEKALELIIVEYEELPVVTNIFEAMKEDSPKVHGDTNILMEKNLVKGDVEEAFKKCHVIVENTYKTPAVAHMFIEPEAGVAKFERGKVTFWCSTQNPHFDRGEVARVLALPQSKVRGVRSEVGGGFGGKLDISVQCHIGLLAYYTKRPVKLVFSREESMKVSSKRHPHIMKVKTGATEDGKLLAMEAVFYADTGAYSSYGPAVVSRAMVHATGPYEIPNVKIKSTMMYTNNPMCGAMRGFGVPQVAIAHESQIDMIAEKLNISSYEIRLINALRYGSKNANNQIMDNSVGIVKTLEAAKKKADEILK; from the coding sequence ATGAGTAATTTTGACGTAATCGGAAAAAATGTGATTAAAAAGGATGCCATTTCAAAAGTAACTGGCAAAGCACTTTTTTCTTCAGATTATGAATTTGAAAATATGTTACATGCAAAGGTTCTAAGAAGTGAAGTGGCTTCAGCAAAAATTATTGGGGTAGATACATCTAAGGCAAAAGAGCTTCCAGGAGTGGCTTGCGTCCTCACTCACAAAGATATCCCCGGAGAAAACAGGGTCGGCATAATAATCAAAGATGAGCCTGTTTTAGTTGAAGATAAAATAAGAAGAGTCGGAGATGCTATTGCACTTGTAGCCGCTGAAACTGTTGAAATAGCTGAAAAAGCTTTGGAGCTCATTATTGTGGAATATGAAGAACTTCCTGTGGTGACGAATATATTTGAGGCGATGAAAGAGGACTCTCCAAAGGTTCACGGAGACACGAATATACTAATGGAAAAAAATCTTGTTAAAGGCGACGTTGAAGAGGCTTTTAAAAAATGCCATGTTATCGTGGAGAACACATATAAAACTCCGGCAGTAGCCCACATGTTTATAGAACCAGAAGCAGGTGTTGCAAAATTTGAAAGAGGAAAGGTAACTTTCTGGTGCTCCACCCAGAATCCACATTTTGACAGAGGTGAAGTTGCAAGAGTTCTTGCATTACCACAAAGTAAAGTAAGAGGTGTTCGTTCAGAAGTAGGAGGTGGATTTGGAGGTAAGCTTGATATATCAGTACAGTGCCATATAGGCTTGCTAGCTTACTATACCAAAAGACCCGTAAAACTTGTTTTTTCTAGAGAAGAGTCAATGAAAGTATCTTCAAAAAGACATCCCCATATTATGAAGGTCAAAACAGGTGCAACTGAGGACGGTAAGCTGTTGGCTATGGAGGCAGTGTTTTATGCCGATACAGGTGCCTATTCGTCCTATGGACCTGCAGTTGTTTCGAGAGCCATGGTTCATGCAACAGGCCCCTATGAAATCCCAAATGTAAAAATAAAATCTACAATGATGTATACGAACAATCCCATGTGTGGAGCGATGAGGGGATTTGGTGTACCACAAGTGGCAATAGCTCACGAATCACAAATCGATATGATTGCAGAAAAATTAAATATTAGTTCTTATGAAATTAGACTTATAAATGCACTTAGATATGGTTCAAAAAATGCCAATAACCAAATTATGGATAATAGTGTTGGAATAGTTAAAACCTTGGAAGCAGCCAAGAAAAAAGCAGATGAGATATTAAAATAA
- a CDS encoding (2Fe-2S)-binding protein produces the protein MKKFKMSFNLNHKDVYVEVDPNKRLLDMLRENFGLTGVKEGCGEGECGACTVIMNGDAITSCTVLAPQADGSRIITIEGVSKEGELDEIQEAFIKYGAVQCGFCTPGMVLSIKALLMKNSNPSDEDIKEAIEGNLCRCTGYKKIIDATKEVVANSKR, from the coding sequence ATGAAAAAATTTAAGATGTCATTTAATCTAAATCATAAAGATGTTTATGTAGAGGTTGATCCCAATAAGAGACTTCTTGATATGTTGAGAGAAAATTTTGGTTTAACCGGTGTAAAAGAAGGGTGTGGAGAAGGTGAATGTGGGGCATGTACCGTCATAATGAATGGTGATGCTATTACATCTTGTACAGTTTTGGCACCACAGGCTGACGGTAGTAGGATCATTACAATCGAAGGGGTATCCAAAGAAGGAGAATTGGACGAAATACAGGAAGCATTTATAAAATATGGGGCTGTACAGTGTGGATTTTGTACCCCAGGAATGGTTCTATCCATAAAAGCACTTTTAATGAAAAACTCAAATCCAAGTGATGAAGATATTAAGGAAGCTATAGAAGGGAATCTATGCAGATGCACAGGTTATAAAAAAATTATTGATGCCACAAAAGAAGTCGTTGCGAATTCAAAGAGATAG
- a CDS encoding FAD binding domain-containing protein translates to MIKEIEFYAPANKKELFEIIHNNRDTHLIAGGTDLIININKKKVSPDIIVNLKSVEELNYIKEEGGIIKIGATATHSQIADSLLVKEEGLALAQACKSVGSTQIRNLGTIGGNIVNASPAADSVAALLALDASVLLESLEGKRKVRISDLHKHARGIDLNKDEVLTEISFKSNKKNIFSYFVKFGLREALAIVELSVTAVMEIGENNFCKDAKISIGAIERHPVRARCVEKKFVGKQLSLENIEDSIEKMSEFTAETLFKTPFKDLISYKKQCIKGVSREVFEAIYYKAFQK, encoded by the coding sequence GTGATAAAAGAGATAGAATTTTATGCTCCAGCAAACAAAAAAGAACTATTTGAGATAATTCATAACAATAGGGATACACATTTGATAGCAGGAGGGACCGATCTGATTATAAACATAAATAAAAAAAAGGTATCCCCAGATATAATTGTCAATTTAAAATCAGTCGAAGAATTGAATTACATAAAAGAAGAGGGGGGAATCATCAAAATTGGTGCAACAGCAACCCACAGTCAGATTGCAGATTCCTTGCTGGTTAAAGAAGAAGGTTTGGCTTTGGCCCAGGCATGTAAAAGCGTAGGGTCAACACAAATAAGAAATCTCGGGACAATAGGAGGGAATATAGTCAATGCTTCTCCAGCTGCTGACTCAGTTGCTGCGTTACTTGCTCTTGATGCGAGTGTTCTATTGGAAAGTCTTGAGGGCAAAAGAAAAGTTAGGATATCGGATCTGCATAAGCATGCAAGGGGTATTGATCTAAATAAAGATGAAGTCTTAACTGAGATTTCGTTTAAATCAAATAAGAAAAATATTTTTTCATATTTTGTAAAATTTGGACTGAGGGAGGCTCTTGCTATAGTAGAACTTAGCGTTACTGCAGTAATGGAAATAGGAGAAAATAATTTTTGCAAGGATGCCAAAATATCCATAGGCGCAATAGAGAGACATCCTGTAAGGGCAAGATGTGTGGAAAAAAAATTCGTTGGAAAACAACTGAGCTTGGAAAATATTGAAGACTCTATAGAAAAAATGTCAGAATTTACAGCAGAAACCCTTTTTAAGACACCATTTAAAGATTTAATTTCATACAAGAAACAGTGCATAAAAGGAGTATCAAGAGAAGTATTTGAGGCGATTTACTATAAAGCATTTCAAAAATAA
- a CDS encoding LacI family DNA-binding transcriptional regulator, whose protein sequence is MNIKDIAKLANVSIATVSRVINGTAYVSPKTKEKIDKIIKESGYKPNLLAREFVKSKSNTIGVVLPRIDLATFSLAVQGISNYFKDKGYSIILINTQSNLELEDELSYFDFLEKKRVAGVIYFATEVTDQHIDVLKKVKYPVVFLGQSNKKLNLPCVKYDHFNAARSVVKYLIENGHKRIACLSVKYTNYEFAKLRKEGYISALRENNIEIDEEIICDGDWEMTSTVENVKEIMKNSKNKPTAFFTVSYRKAMATIYALTEQGYKIPEDFSVVGVDECEESKYYSPSITTACFDNYYAGEKAAELMLNIIENKTIEENEILINYKLSIRKSVAKI, encoded by the coding sequence ATGAATATTAAAGATATTGCAAAATTAGCAAATGTTTCAATTGCAACTGTTTCTAGAGTAATAAATGGAACTGCATATGTTAGCCCAAAAACTAAAGAAAAAATTGATAAAATAATAAAAGAAAGTGGATATAAACCAAATTTATTAGCTAGAGAATTTGTTAAAAGTAAAAGTAATACAATAGGTGTAGTGTTGCCTAGAATTGATTTGGCAACATTTTCTCTAGCTGTACAGGGAATTAGTAACTATTTTAAAGATAAAGGCTATAGCATAATATTAATTAATACCCAGTCAAATTTGGAGTTAGAAGATGAATTAAGTTATTTCGATTTTCTTGAAAAAAAACGTGTTGCTGGAGTTATATATTTTGCTACCGAAGTAACTGATCAACATATTGATGTGTTAAAAAAAGTAAAATATCCTGTTGTTTTTTTAGGTCAGTCAAATAAAAAATTAAATCTGCCTTGTGTAAAGTATGATCATTTTAATGCTGCAAGATCAGTAGTAAAATATTTGATAGAAAATGGGCACAAAAGAATCGCATGTCTTTCTGTAAAGTATACCAATTATGAATTTGCTAAGCTGAGAAAAGAAGGCTATATCTCTGCTCTTAGGGAAAATAATATTGAGATTGATGAGGAGATTATCTGTGATGGCGATTGGGAAATGACTTCTACCGTTGAAAACGTAAAAGAAATTATGAAAAACTCAAAAAATAAACCAACTGCTTTTTTTACAGTTAGTTATAGAAAAGCTATGGCTACAATATATGCACTCACAGAACAGGGATACAAAATTCCAGAGGATTTTTCCGTTGTTGGGGTTGATGAATGTGAAGAATCAAAATACTATTCCCCTAGCATTACAACTGCCTGTTTCGATAATTATTATGCAGGTGAAAAAGCTGCGGAATTAATGTTAAATATAATTGAGAATAAAACCATTGAAGAGAATGAAATTCTAATTAATTATAAATTAAGTATACGAAAAAGTGTGGCAAAAATTTGA
- a CDS encoding ABC transporter ATP-binding protein, whose amino-acid sequence MKVLKTEKLSKNFNDIKVLEEINLYVNKGEFVSVIGPSGCGKSTLFKLITGLIKEYEGEVFVEGTESRSYKSPIAYMPQKDLLLPWRTLYENASLPLEVSRKNRESFKERIMPLIKEFGLEGFEDCYPGELSGGMRQRGALLRTFLIESDLMLLDEPFGALDAITRMDMQEWLLEIWRKHNHSILFITHDIDEALFLSDRLYVMTGRPGSIDLEIKVNEPRPRRREVLFGEKYMEHKRNILKVLKK is encoded by the coding sequence ATGAAAGTTTTAAAGACAGAAAAACTTAGTAAAAACTTTAATGACATAAAAGTTCTCGAAGAAATAAACCTTTATGTAAATAAGGGGGAGTTCGTTTCTGTGATAGGACCTAGTGGTTGCGGTAAAAGTACCCTTTTTAAGTTGATAACAGGGCTTATTAAGGAGTATGAAGGAGAGGTTTTTGTAGAGGGTACAGAATCCAGAAGTTACAAAAGCCCCATAGCTTACATGCCTCAAAAAGATCTTCTCCTTCCCTGGAGAACCCTTTACGAAAATGCTAGCCTGCCACTTGAAGTATCCCGAAAAAACAGGGAAAGCTTCAAGGAAAGAATAATGCCTCTTATAAAAGAATTTGGCTTAGAGGGTTTTGAAGATTGCTATCCCGGAGAACTTTCCGGCGGGATGAGACAAAGGGGAGCTCTGCTTAGGACCTTTCTTATTGAATCAGACCTTATGCTCTTAGATGAACCCTTTGGGGCACTAGATGCCATTACCAGGATGGACATGCAGGAATGGCTTTTGGAAATCTGGAGGAAACACAATCATTCCATACTGTTTATAACCCACGATATAGATGAGGCTCTTTTTCTATCTGATAGGCTATATGTGATGACTGGAAGACCAGGAAGTATTGATCTGGAGATAAAGGTAAATGAACCGAGGCCAAGAAGAAGAGAGGTTCTTTTTGGAGAAAAGTACATGGAACATAAAAGAAATATTTTAAAGGTACTAAAAAAATAG
- a CDS encoding ABC transporter substrate-binding protein has protein sequence MIKRIAILFAMVAAMAFGSEKKITAVLDWTPNTNHTGLYVAKEMGYFKDEGLDVTIIQPANGTSDQLVASGRADFGISYQESVTFARLEGVPIVSLGAIIQHNTSGFASVEEKKIETPKDFEGKNYGGWGSPVETATLKELMKKDGGDFSKVNVLTTGDMDFFKASKNHVDFAWVFEGWTNIEAKLKGYDINYIPLNEYSDALDYYTPIITTSERKIIKERKDVEKFMRAVKKGYEYAIKNPMSAAEILTRAVPELDEKLVKESQKFLAGKYQDDAQYWGKQKESVWINYQEWLYENNLIKRKTDMGKAFTNEFLED, from the coding sequence ATGATAAAGAGAATAGCAATATTATTTGCAATGGTAGCAGCAATGGCTTTTGGGTCGGAGAAAAAGATAACAGCAGTACTGGATTGGACACCAAACACCAATCATACTGGCTTATATGTGGCAAAAGAAATGGGCTACTTTAAGGATGAAGGTCTAGATGTAACTATTATCCAGCCAGCAAATGGAACATCGGATCAGCTAGTAGCCAGTGGGAGAGCAGATTTTGGTATCAGTTATCAGGAGTCCGTAACCTTTGCAAGGTTAGAGGGAGTACCCATTGTATCTCTAGGAGCGATAATTCAGCACAATACTTCAGGTTTTGCATCTGTAGAGGAAAAGAAGATAGAAACACCTAAAGATTTTGAAGGTAAAAATTACGGTGGATGGGGATCCCCAGTTGAAACAGCTACTTTGAAGGAACTAATGAAGAAGGATGGCGGAGATTTTAGTAAGGTTAACGTTCTTACAACTGGAGATATGGATTTCTTCAAAGCGAGTAAAAATCATGTGGATTTTGCATGGGTATTTGAGGGATGGACAAATATAGAGGCAAAGTTGAAGGGGTATGACATTAACTATATCCCACTTAACGAATACTCAGATGCTCTTGATTATTATACCCCTATAATTACAACAAGTGAAAGAAAGATAATAAAAGAAAGAAAAGATGTTGAAAAATTTATGAGAGCAGTAAAAAAGGGTTATGAATATGCTATTAAAAATCCAATGTCAGCTGCAGAGATATTAACTAGAGCGGTTCCCGAACTAGATGAGAAACTAGTTAAAGAAAGCCAAAAATTTTTGGCGGGAAAATATCAAGACGATGCTCAATACTGGGGTAAACAGAAGGAGTCTGTTTGGATAAATTATCAAGAGTGGTTATATGAAAATAATCTTATTAAAAGGAAAACAGATATGGGAAAAGCATTTACCAATGAATTTTTAGAGGATTAG
- a CDS encoding ABC transporter permease — MKKWQNLENNFLFLGILGGMVALTEFIVKYKDIPSYILPAPTRVVAAMAEQKDVLFIHTVTTVVESLVGFTAAIVLALLMGAMIYPFKRIKKVLYPFLLISQTIPLIAIAPVILIWMGFGVFPKVVIVILICTFPILISFLEGLDQVDRELLDLMRVMRADKKAIFFKGVLPGSLPSIFSGLKIAATYAVMGAVIGEWLGAEKGLGIYMTRAISSFRTDNLFAAIIVVVALSICLFKGVEAVERLVMPWKKD; from the coding sequence ATGAAAAAGTGGCAAAATTTAGAAAATAATTTTTTGTTTCTCGGAATATTGGGAGGAATGGTAGCTCTGACAGAATTTATAGTAAAATATAAGGACATCCCCTCCTACATACTCCCTGCACCTACAAGAGTGGTGGCAGCAATGGCAGAACAGAAAGATGTGCTTTTTATTCATACAGTTACCACAGTAGTAGAGTCTTTGGTAGGTTTTACAGCAGCTATAGTTTTAGCACTTTTAATGGGGGCGATGATCTATCCATTTAAGAGGATAAAAAAGGTACTATATCCATTTTTACTTATATCTCAGACGATACCTCTTATAGCAATAGCTCCTGTTATCCTTATATGGATGGGGTTTGGGGTGTTTCCTAAGGTAGTAATTGTAATCTTAATATGCACTTTTCCTATACTCATAAGTTTTTTAGAAGGTCTGGATCAGGTGGACAGGGAGCTCCTCGACCTTATGAGAGTAATGAGAGCAGATAAAAAGGCTATATTTTTTAAGGGAGTTCTGCCAGGAAGTCTTCCCAGTATCTTTTCAGGACTAAAGATAGCCGCCACCTATGCTGTAATGGGGGCGGTTATCGGAGAATGGCTAGGGGCGGAAAAGGGACTTGGGATATATATGACAAGGGCAATAAGTTCCTTTAGAACAGACAACCTTTTCGCAGCGATAATAGTGGTGGTGGCTTTAAGCATATGTCTTTTTAAGGGGGTAGAAGCAGTGGAAAGACTGGTTATGCCCTGGAAAAAAGACTAA
- a CDS encoding thiamine-binding protein, giving the protein MALANLDIQILPSLEGGTEKEKYRVIDAVIGYIQETGLKYEVGALGTVVEGEFEELLEILKKSQEICFTEGADRVCTMAKFDHKKEGITIDEKVAKFRK; this is encoded by the coding sequence ATGGCATTAGCAAACTTAGATATTCAGATATTACCAAGTTTAGAAGGGGGAACAGAAAAGGAGAAATACAGAGTAATAGATGCTGTAATTGGGTATATACAGGAGACAGGTCTAAAGTATGAGGTAGGGGCACTGGGAACTGTAGTAGAGGGTGAGTTTGAAGAGTTGTTGGAGATACTTAAAAAATCTCAGGAGATATGTTTTACTGAAGGAGCGGATAGAGTATGTACTATGGCAAAGTTTGACCATAAAAAAGAAGGGATAACCATAGATGAAAAAGTGGCAAAATTTAGAAAATAA
- a CDS encoding SDR family NAD(P)-dependent oxidoreductase yields the protein MNKTILITGSTDGIGKLTAIKLANKGHTVYVHGRSQEKIRATIDEIKDATGNQNIKGFIADYSDLNSVKKMAEEINKEVPKLDVLINNAGVFNTPKIKNQDGLDMRMVVNYLAQYLLTAGLLPLLSKGTDPRVINLSSAAQAPVSIDVFLGKETVSNGETYAQSKLALTMWTFYMAKKEPNISMIAVNPGSLQNTKMVQKAYGTSWSSPDKGATILAELSNVEDAIKISGKYFDNDRGNFGNAHPDSYDDVKIKKLVEITDELIKKLIG from the coding sequence ATGAATAAAACAATATTGATTACAGGTAGTACAGACGGGATAGGAAAGTTAACAGCGATAAAACTTGCAAATAAAGGCCATACAGTCTATGTTCATGGCAGAAGCCAGGAAAAAATCAGAGCAACCATCGACGAAATAAAAGATGCAACTGGAAATCAAAATATAAAGGGATTTATAGCAGATTATTCAGACTTGAATTCAGTAAAAAAGATGGCTGAAGAGATCAATAAGGAAGTGCCAAAATTAGATGTGCTGATCAATAATGCAGGGGTATTTAACACTCCCAAAATTAAAAACCAAGATGGTTTAGATATGAGAATGGTTGTAAATTATCTGGCTCAGTATCTATTGACAGCAGGGTTACTGCCATTGTTAAGCAAAGGGACAGACCCAAGAGTTATAAATCTAAGTTCTGCGGCACAGGCTCCTGTATCTATAGATGTTTTTCTGGGAAAAGAAACTGTATCTAATGGTGAAACATATGCCCAAAGTAAGCTTGCATTGACAATGTGGACTTTTTATATGGCGAAAAAAGAGCCTAATATTTCTATGATTGCAGTAAATCCAGGATCATTGCAGAATACAAAAATGGTCCAAAAGGCCTATGGGACATCATGGTCTTCGCCTGATAAGGGGGCAACTATTCTGGCGGAACTTTCAAACGTAGAGGATGCAATAAAAATTTCAGGGAAGTATTTTGACAATGACAGAGGGAACTTTGGAAATGCTCATCCAGACTCTTATGATGATGTGAAAATAAAAAAACTTGTTGAAATAACTGATGAATTGATTAAAAAATTAATTGGGTAA
- a CDS encoding radical SAM protein, which produces MKYTGPIYRPPYEGGSLLLQVTVGCAHNKCAFCTMYRGTQFSTESIEQVEKDLKEARKIHKSIKRVFLVNGDAFVLGASRLKPIAEKIIEYFPEVEVITMYAHINNIKGKTDEELKELAKLRINDLWVGVETGHEEALKYLDKGFNLEEAKEQLKRLGDAGIRFIYGMMYGAAGRSKGIENALANAKLINETKPMGMAPTTLNPNPGTKLWDDVEDGKFTLATEGEIFEEMKSLLKDIEVEGLQYLGRHAINTIPFDAILPRDKKKAIEVINATIDKVGEDYLNSVPKRHSI; this is translated from the coding sequence GTGAAATATACGGGACCAATTTATAGACCTCCTTATGAGGGCGGGAGTCTGCTGCTGCAAGTGACTGTGGGGTGTGCTCATAATAAATGTGCGTTTTGTACCATGTATAGGGGGACGCAATTTTCAACTGAATCTATCGAGCAGGTGGAGAAAGATCTGAAAGAGGCAAGAAAAATTCATAAGAGCATTAAAAGAGTATTTTTGGTAAATGGAGATGCCTTTGTGCTAGGTGCAAGCAGATTAAAGCCCATTGCTGAAAAAATCATAGAATACTTCCCTGAAGTGGAAGTGATCACAATGTATGCTCATATCAACAATATAAAGGGAAAAACTGATGAAGAACTGAAGGAACTTGCAAAATTGAGAATAAATGACTTGTGGGTGGGAGTGGAAACCGGCCATGAAGAAGCCCTAAAATATTTAGATAAAGGCTTTAATTTAGAAGAAGCAAAAGAGCAACTAAAAAGACTGGGGGATGCTGGAATCAGATTCATATACGGAATGATGTATGGGGCTGCAGGAAGAAGCAAAGGAATTGAAAACGCCCTTGCAAACGCAAAATTAATAAATGAAACAAAACCTATGGGGATGGCTCCCACTACCTTGAATCCAAATCCCGGAACTAAATTGTGGGATGATGTAGAGGACGGTAAGTTCACCCTGGCTACAGAGGGGGAGATCTTTGAAGAGATGAAAAGTTTACTTAAAGATATAGAGGTTGAGGGACTACAATATCTAGGTAGGCATGCTATAAATACGATTCCATTTGATGCAATACTGCCGAGGGATAAAAAGAAGGCAATAGAGGTAATTAATGCCACAATTGATAAGGTGGGCGAGGACTACTTAAACAGTGTTCCAAAACGTCATTCAATTTAA